In Anaerolineales bacterium, one DNA window encodes the following:
- the ppdK gene encoding pyruvate, phosphate dikinase, protein MIKWVYLFNEVKEAEKVSRGSWDAVKALVGGKGSGLLDMTRAGVPVPPFFTVTTEACNAYQKLGKFPTGLWDQELKALKAIEKKTGKKFGDPKNPLLLSCRSGAKFSMPGMMDTVLNIGLTDETAAGMVALTGNPRFVYDLYRRLVEMFGSVVLGIPDEAFEHPLEAYKQRKGYTLDTDMNAEDWQELAGVFKAVVRKEKGFDFPQDPFRQLELATEAVFKSWNGKRAIDYRNATGISHDLGTAVNIQTMAFGNMGEGSATGVAFTRNPSTGEKKMMGDFLFNAQGEDVVAGIRNTLPIEALKADMPRAYDEFMKITARLEKHYKDMQDVEFTIENGKLWMLQTRNGKRTAKAAVKMAVDMANEGLLTKEQAVERITPENVDTLLHPQFDEQARDAAKKSGALIAKGVNASPGAAVGQIYFDADTAERFAKENKQDTIMVRPFTKPDDVHGMIASRGVLTSEGGATSHAAVVARQFGIPCVVGASAIKIDLDKRLMTVGETIVREGEWISVDGTSGQVFVGKIPMSTPSIEEQVELMTLLKWADAVCARRDVRVAPKGWPTRGLQVWANADYPKDARRARSYGAVGIGLCRTEHMFFEPERLPIVQEMILSETGAGRTSALDKLLPYQRKDFDGLFEAMDGCPVIIRLIDPPLHEFMPDEEKLFEEVITLRVKGETEGLKAKEDLLAAIKGMHESNPMMGMRGVRLSIAMPEIVEMQVRAIFEAAADCTKRGVVVRPEIMIPLTGTVKELEWIQPRLERIGSTVMKEKGVRFEYKFGTMIEIPRAAVTAREVARQAQFFSFGTNDLTQMTYGYSRDDAERNFLITYQEQGILEKNPFQTIDRDGVGKLMEWAIKDGRETRPDLEVGICGEHGGDPDSIEWCHMIGNNYVSCSPFRVPIARLASAHAALKHRPGKVAKKKSPQGKKPVRQAAQKVVKKKSKK, encoded by the coding sequence ATGATCAAGTGGGTCTATCTCTTTAATGAAGTGAAAGAGGCTGAAAAGGTTTCTCGCGGTTCATGGGACGCTGTCAAGGCACTCGTGGGCGGCAAGGGGTCGGGTTTGCTGGATATGACGCGGGCAGGGGTTCCAGTTCCGCCGTTTTTTACCGTGACGACCGAAGCATGTAACGCGTATCAGAAATTGGGGAAATTTCCCACAGGGTTGTGGGATCAGGAATTAAAGGCATTAAAAGCAATTGAAAAGAAAACAGGCAAAAAATTTGGCGACCCCAAAAACCCGTTGCTGTTATCGTGCCGTTCCGGCGCAAAATTTTCGATGCCCGGCATGATGGATACGGTATTGAACATCGGATTGACGGATGAAACGGCGGCGGGCATGGTGGCGTTGACGGGGAATCCGCGTTTTGTGTATGACTTGTACCGCCGTCTGGTTGAGATGTTCGGTTCCGTTGTATTGGGAATTCCCGATGAAGCATTTGAACATCCCCTCGAGGCATACAAGCAGCGTAAAGGCTATACACTGGATACTGACATGAATGCCGAAGACTGGCAGGAATTGGCCGGAGTGTTCAAGGCTGTGGTCAGGAAGGAAAAGGGGTTTGATTTTCCGCAGGATCCATTCAGGCAATTGGAACTGGCGACGGAGGCGGTTTTCAAATCCTGGAACGGCAAACGCGCCATTGACTATCGCAATGCCACCGGCATTTCCCACGATCTTGGGACGGCGGTCAATATCCAGACGATGGCATTCGGCAACATGGGGGAGGGCTCTGCAACAGGCGTGGCATTTACCCGCAATCCATCCACCGGCGAGAAAAAGATGATGGGCGATTTCCTCTTCAATGCCCAGGGTGAGGATGTGGTCGCGGGCATCCGCAATACGCTTCCGATCGAAGCGTTGAAGGCGGACATGCCCAGGGCGTACGACGAGTTCATGAAGATCACCGCGCGTTTGGAAAAGCATTACAAGGATATGCAGGATGTCGAATTCACGATCGAAAACGGCAAACTGTGGATGCTGCAAACCCGCAACGGCAAACGCACCGCAAAAGCCGCAGTCAAGATGGCTGTCGACATGGCGAACGAGGGCCTGCTCACGAAGGAGCAGGCCGTGGAGCGCATCACCCCTGAAAATGTGGATACGCTTTTACATCCGCAGTTTGACGAGCAAGCCAGGGATGCCGCAAAAAAGTCCGGTGCGCTGATCGCCAAAGGCGTGAACGCATCGCCCGGCGCTGCCGTTGGGCAGATCTATTTCGATGCGGACACCGCCGAAAGATTCGCGAAGGAAAACAAGCAGGACACCATCATGGTGCGTCCCTTCACCAAGCCGGATGACGTGCATGGCATGATCGCCTCCAGGGGCGTATTGACCAGCGAAGGTGGTGCAACTTCTCATGCAGCGGTTGTCGCACGTCAGTTCGGTATTCCATGCGTGGTGGGCGCATCCGCGATCAAGATCGATCTGGATAAACGTCTTATGACCGTCGGTGAAACCATTGTGCGGGAGGGCGAATGGATTTCGGTGGACGGCACATCGGGGCAGGTCTTTGTTGGAAAAATTCCCATGTCTACCCCTTCGATTGAAGAACAGGTTGAGCTGATGACCTTGCTCAAATGGGCGGATGCGGTTTGCGCGCGCAGGGATGTCCGGGTTGCCCCCAAGGGCTGGCCCACACGCGGCTTGCAGGTTTGGGCAAATGCCGATTACCCCAAGGACGCCCGCCGCGCCCGCTCGTATGGTGCCGTGGGTATCGGTCTCTGCCGCACCGAGCACATGTTCTTTGAGCCTGAGCGCCTGCCCATCGTACAGGAGATGATCCTCTCTGAAACTGGCGCAGGACGCACGTCCGCGCTTGACAAGCTTCTGCCGTATCAGCGCAAGGATTTTGACGGTCTCTTCGAAGCGATGGATGGCTGCCCGGTCATCATCCGCCTGATCGACCCGCCTCTTCATGAATTCATGCCGGATGAGGAAAAACTATTTGAAGAAGTCATCACGTTGAGAGTGAAGGGTGAAACCGAGGGCTTGAAAGCCAAGGAGGATCTGCTCGCCGCGATCAAAGGCATGCATGAATCCAACCCGATGATGGGCATGCGCGGCGTTCGCCTTTCGATTGCCATGCCTGAAATCGTCGAGATGCAGGTGCGCGCCATCTTCGAAGCCGCGGCAGATTGCACAAAACGCGGCGTCGTTGTCAGGCCCGAGATCATGATCCCGCTGACGGGGACGGTCAAGGAATTGGAATGGATCCAGCCGCGCCTTGAAAGAATCGGTTCAACCGTGATGAAGGAAAAGGGCGTCCGGTTCGAGTATAAATTCGGCACGATGATCGAGATCCCGCGCGCGGCGGTCACCGCAAGGGAAGTTGCCAGACAGGCACAGTTCTTCTCCTTTGGAACGAATGACCTGACCCAAATGACCTACGGGTATTCCCGTGATGATGCCGAGCGCAATTTCCTGATCACCTATCAGGAACAGGGCATTTTGGAAAAGAATCCCTTCCAGACGATAGACCGCGACGGCGTAGGCAAGCTGATGGAATGGGCCATCAAGGATGGGCGTGAAACGCGGCCGGATCTCGAAGTGGGCATCTGCGGCGAACATGGCGGCGACCCCGACTCCATCGAGTGGTGCCATATGATCGGCAACAACTATGTCTCCTGCTCGCCGTTCCGCGTGCCGATCGCGCGCCTCGCATCGGCTCATGCGGCCTTGAAACACCGGCCGGGGAAGGTTGCGAAAAAGAAATCCCCGCAGGGGAAGAAGCCGGTCAGGCAGGCCGCGCAGAAGGTTGTGAAGAAGAAATCGAAGAAATAG
- a CDS encoding response regulator: MTTKILVIDDDPAITELMSMLLKTHGFDVIPTNSGSEGIQFAREKHPNVILLDLMMPDVDGWQVCKSIRQFSNAPILILSAINDPRMVAGVLDAGADDFLVKPVPSSVLIAHIRKMVRQTTGSLLDKSSLKKTEALPHTQPQPSHL; this comes from the coding sequence ATGACGACAAAAATTCTTGTAATCGACGATGACCCCGCCATCACCGAGTTGATGAGCATGTTGCTCAAAACCCATGGATTTGATGTGATCCCAACCAACAGCGGTTCGGAAGGCATCCAGTTTGCCAGGGAAAAGCATCCAAATGTCATACTGCTTGACCTCATGATGCCCGACGTGGACGGGTGGCAGGTCTGCAAATCCATACGCCAATTCAGCAATGCGCCCATCCTCATCCTCTCGGCCATCAACGATCCGCGCATGGTTGCCGGTGTTTTGGACGCAGGCGCAGACGATTTCCTCGTCAAACCTGTGCCGAGCAGCGTACTCATCGCCCACATCAGAAAAATGGTGCGGCAGACCACCGGCTCCCTGCTGGACAAATCAAGCTTAAAAAAAACTGAGGCGCTCCCCCATACACAGCCGCAGCCATCCCACCTATAG
- a CDS encoding alpha/beta hydrolase, giving the protein MKVNTVNVNGIDVAYVRRGAGKPLVLIHGFPLEHTLWNETASLLVNDFDLILPDLRGFGESATVESPYGMSDMADDLAGLLDHLEIEKTSIAGHSMGGYVALAFAQKFQQRISGLGLVSSQAAADAPEGRAKRYQTAQDVGEKGVGVVADAMTAKLSADAGVQAFVRRMMERQKPSAVIGALKAMAERDDSTPLLSTFELPLVLLHGDADALIPVGRARDIKSILPTARLVELHGAGHLPMIEFPQKTAEALKLLK; this is encoded by the coding sequence ATGAAAGTGAACACAGTTAATGTAAACGGGATCGATGTAGCCTATGTCCGTCGGGGGGCTGGAAAACCGCTCGTGTTAATTCATGGCTTTCCACTGGAGCATACTTTATGGAATGAAACCGCCTCCTTGCTGGTCAATGATTTTGACCTGATCTTGCCCGATCTGCGCGGGTTTGGGGAGTCTGCAACGGTGGAAAGTCCATACGGAATGTCCGATATGGCGGATGATCTTGCCGGTTTATTGGACCATTTGGAGATTGAGAAAACATCCATAGCCGGTCACTCGATGGGCGGGTATGTGGCACTGGCTTTTGCCCAAAAATTTCAACAGCGCATAAGCGGGTTGGGATTGGTCTCTTCGCAAGCCGCCGCTGATGCTCCCGAGGGCAGGGCGAAACGTTATCAAACCGCGCAGGATGTTGGAGAAAAAGGTGTTGGTGTAGTGGCGGACGCCATGACTGCAAAACTTTCCGCAGATGCGGGTGTGCAGGCGTTTGTGCGCCGTATGATGGAAAGACAAAAACCGTCCGCAGTCATTGGCGCTCTCAAGGCAATGGCTGAAAGAGATGACTCGACGCCTCTTCTTTCAACCTTCGAGCTTCCCCTTGTGCTGCTGCATGGGGATGCGGATGCACTCATCCCCGTTGGGCGGGCAAGGGATATTAAGTCCATCTTGCCGACGGCCCGCCTGGTTGAGCTGCATGGCGCAGGACACCTGCCGATGATCGAATTCCCGCAGAAAACCGCCGAAGCGTTGAAACTGTTGAAGTGA
- a CDS encoding HD domain-containing protein translates to MNDETANSAQPHSAYTGRWVALVRGRVVAQGGTPEQALRASQSSRYKEKPEIVFMPVTFTLPPLMDKIKAALPPDQEIYLVGGAVRDLFISRISPDFDFALPSNGISLARKVANSLHADFVALDDERDTGRVVITNPDGSRIFLDFATYRGANLEEDLRARDFTINAIAYDLRDGTVIDPLDGANDLRARIIRACSPATFSDDPVRILRAVRQAAAFGFGIERNTRESMKQAAGGIGRVSVERLRDETFKMLGGSKASASIRALDMLGVLAQLMPELLKMKGVQQSAPHVHDVWTHTLAVLDHLDQIISALRVGYDAEKTNDMFTGLLGLRLGRYRGQFAEHLAASLNVDRPHRSLLFFAALYHDACKPETKTVDESGRIRFFGHDEKGAALAAHRARAFNLSNTEVERLHAIIQHHMRIHNFATRLESDKQTPSRKAVYRFFRDGGKAGIDLVLLALADVRGTYANELATETWAVYLDVARILLENYWERPGEVVAPARLLDGRDLMHELNLRPGPVVGQLLEAIRENQAAGKIENREQALSFAREEMMKGINGESDESEHS, encoded by the coding sequence ATGAATGATGAGACTGCAAATTCCGCACAACCTCATTCAGCATACACAGGCCGCTGGGTGGCTCTCGTCCGCGGACGAGTCGTTGCGCAGGGCGGCACGCCTGAACAGGCTCTCCGCGCCTCGCAGTCCAGCCGGTATAAAGAAAAACCGGAGATCGTTTTCATGCCCGTCACGTTTACGCTTCCACCTTTAATGGACAAAATCAAAGCCGCCCTGCCCCCCGATCAGGAGATCTACCTCGTCGGCGGCGCAGTGCGTGACCTGTTCATCTCCCGCATCTCACCTGACTTTGATTTTGCCCTGCCATCGAACGGGATTTCCCTCGCTCGAAAGGTTGCCAATTCCCTGCATGCAGACTTCGTGGCACTGGATGATGAACGTGACACCGGCAGAGTCGTCATCACCAATCCGGACGGTTCGCGCATCTTTCTTGATTTCGCCACCTATCGCGGCGCAAACCTTGAAGAGGATTTGCGTGCCCGCGATTTCACCATCAATGCCATCGCCTACGACCTGCGGGATGGTACGGTGATCGACCCGCTGGACGGTGCAAACGACCTGCGCGCCAGGATCATCCGTGCCTGCTCTCCAGCCACTTTTTCAGATGACCCCGTCCGTATTTTGCGGGCGGTGCGTCAGGCTGCCGCTTTTGGATTCGGCATCGAGAGGAACACGCGCGAGTCGATGAAGCAGGCCGCGGGCGGAATCGGACGCGTGTCCGTTGAACGCCTGCGCGATGAAACCTTCAAGATGCTCGGCGGATCCAAAGCCAGTGCATCCATCCGCGCACTGGACATGCTCGGCGTGCTGGCCCAGCTCATGCCGGAATTGCTCAAAATGAAAGGCGTGCAACAGTCCGCGCCGCATGTCCATGATGTGTGGACCCATACCCTTGCGGTGTTGGATCACCTCGATCAAATCATCTCCGCCTTGCGCGTCGGCTACGATGCCGAAAAAACCAATGACATGTTCACAGGCCTGCTCGGCTTGCGGCTGGGAAGATACCGCGGACAATTCGCAGAGCACCTTGCCGCCTCGCTTAATGTGGACCGTCCACACCGTTCCCTGCTTTTCTTTGCCGCACTTTATCATGATGCCTGCAAGCCTGAAACAAAAACCGTTGACGAATCGGGGCGTATTCGCTTTTTTGGACATGATGAGAAGGGCGCTGCTCTTGCCGCACACCGCGCGCGCGCTTTTAACCTCAGCAATACCGAGGTGGAGCGATTGCACGCCATCATCCAGCACCATATGCGGATTCATAACTTTGCCACCCGTCTGGAATCCGATAAACAGACCCCGTCGCGCAAGGCCGTCTATCGTTTCTTTCGCGACGGCGGAAAGGCCGGCATCGACCTCGTTTTGCTGGCGCTTGCAGACGTCCGCGGGACATACGCCAACGAACTTGCCACAGAAACATGGGCGGTTTATCTCGATGTGGCCCGCATCCTGCTCGAGAATTATTGGGAGCGCCCCGGGGAAGTTGTTGCCCCTGCGCGTTTGCTTGACGGGCGTGATCTAATGCATGAACTGAACCTCAGGCCGGGACCCGTCGTTGGTCAACTGCTGGAGGCGATCCGCGAGAATCAGGCCGCGGGAAAAATCGAAAACCGCGAGCAGGCTTTGTCGTTTGCGCGCGAGGAAATGATGAAAGGAATTAATGGTGAATCAGATGAAAGTGAACACAGTTAA
- the hpt gene encoding hypoxanthine phosphoribosyltransferase, with the protein MQNYEDVLAEILIDAETLQARVRELGLQISADYSTDELLLICILRGGVPFMVDLSRHITIPHMMDFMAVSSYGVGKRESAGSARVTLDLQTDIRGRNVLLVEDIVDSGHTISAVLHMLETRQPKSLKVCALLDKPERREAHVPIHYLGFTIPNKFVFGYGLDLDEYHRNLPFVGVVDLDKYKPSS; encoded by the coding sequence ATGCAAAACTACGAAGATGTGCTTGCTGAAATTTTGATCGATGCGGAAACCCTGCAGGCGCGGGTCAGGGAACTCGGCCTTCAGATCAGCGCGGATTATTCGACGGATGAACTGCTGCTGATCTGCATCCTGCGCGGCGGTGTGCCCTTCATGGTGGATCTCAGCAGGCATATCACCATACCGCACATGATGGACTTCATGGCCGTCTCGTCCTATGGCGTCGGAAAACGCGAGTCCGCCGGTTCCGCCCGTGTCACGCTCGATCTGCAGACGGATATTCGCGGCAGGAATGTACTGCTCGTTGAAGATATTGTGGACAGCGGACATACCATCTCCGCTGTCCTGCACATGCTCGAAACCCGCCAGCCGAAAAGCCTCAAAGTCTGCGCCCTGCTCGATAAACCCGAACGCCGGGAAGCGCATGTCCCCATCCATTATCTCGGTTTTACCATTCCAAATAAATTTGTTTTCGGCTACGGGCTTGACCTGGACGAATATCATCGCAATCTGCCCTTTGTCGGCGTGGTCGATCTGGACAAATATAAACCTTCGTCTTAA
- a CDS encoding thymidine kinase, with protein MRHTHGSIEVVCGSMFSGKTDELIRRLVRATIARQKVQVFKPAIDVRYAAEKVASHTGSTFDAIPVQKAADIRSRLDKDTTVVGIDEAQFFDPEVVGVVRELASRGVRVIVAGLDTDFRGDPFGSIPVLMAEAEDVLKLHAICMVCGENASRTQRLVNGKPARYDDPVVIVGASELYEARCRQHHEVPRS; from the coding sequence ATGCGTCATACACATGGTTCCATTGAAGTTGTCTGCGGTTCGATGTTCAGCGGCAAGACGGATGAGTTGATCCGCAGGCTTGTGCGTGCGACGATTGCAAGGCAAAAAGTGCAGGTATTCAAACCCGCCATTGATGTGCGCTACGCAGCCGAAAAAGTGGCTTCCCATACCGGTTCCACCTTTGACGCGATCCCCGTCCAAAAAGCCGCCGATATTCGTTCCAGGCTTGATAAGGATACAACCGTGGTTGGCATTGATGAGGCGCAATTCTTCGATCCCGAAGTGGTGGGTGTCGTCAGGGAATTAGCCTCGCGGGGTGTGCGGGTGATCGTTGCAGGTTTGGATACGGATTTCCGCGGTGATCCGTTTGGCTCCATCCCTGTGTTGATGGCTGAAGCGGAGGATGTCTTGAAACTCCACGCCATTTGCATGGTCTGCGGTGAGAATGCCTCGCGGACGCAAAGACTGGTCAATGGCAAGCCGGCCCGCTATGACGACCCGGTCGTGATTGTGGGCGCGTCCGAGTTATATGAAGCGCGCTGCCGTCAGCATCATGAGGTCCCGCGTTCGTAA
- the rpmE gene encoding 50S ribosomal protein L31, with amino-acid sequence MKPEIHPTVYEAKVSCASCGKTWVTTSTKKELRIDVCSNCHPFFTGESAKLLDVEGQVDRFYKKLSARQTYVETQKAKEDSLNSPDRSIDDLALAPRASDALKKAGVLTIGQILERLAGGDEALLQVPGFGQAALTSTKKKVRALGFEIPEVVKPPKAAKPAKAEKPAQPTETPPAVE; translated from the coding sequence ATGAAGCCGGAAATCCATCCCACAGTGTATGAAGCCAAGGTGTCCTGCGCCTCCTGCGGTAAAACGTGGGTGACCACTTCCACCAAAAAGGAATTGCGCATTGATGTTTGTTCGAATTGCCACCCCTTCTTTACCGGCGAGTCTGCGAAACTGCTTGATGTCGAAGGTCAGGTGGACCGCTTCTACAAGAAGCTTTCCGCACGCCAGACGTATGTGGAAACCCAGAAGGCCAAGGAAGACTCTTTGAACTCTCCCGACCGCTCAATCGATGATCTGGCTCTTGCGCCCCGCGCCTCCGATGCACTCAAGAAGGCCGGCGTTTTGACCATCGGGCAGATTCTTGAAAGACTTGCCGGTGGTGATGAGGCTCTCTTGCAGGTCCCGGGGTTTGGCCAGGCGGCGCTTACTTCAACCAAAAAGAAAGTGCGCGCGTTGGGGTTTGAGATTCCTGAAGTTGTCAAACCTCCCAAGGCTGCTAAACCGGCTAAAGCGGAAAAACCAGCCCAACCAACGGAAACACCGCCGGCGGTCGAATAG
- the rpmA gene encoding 50S ribosomal protein L27, translated as MAHKTGGGSTRNGRDSNSQRLGVKRYAGQFVLSGNILVRQRGTRIKPGKNVLVGKDDTLFAIADGIVMFDVVHGRKRVNIIPAEVE; from the coding sequence ATGGCACATAAAACAGGTGGCGGCTCAACCCGCAACGGACGTGACAGCAACTCCCAGCGCCTGGGTGTAAAGCGGTATGCCGGTCAGTTTGTTCTGTCCGGCAATATCCTTGTCCGCCAGCGTGGAACCAGGATCAAGCCGGGCAAGAATGTTTTGGTTGGCAAGGACGATACCCTGTTCGCGATTGCGGATGGGATCGTCATGTTCGATGTTGTGCATGGCCGCAAGCGTGTCAACATTATTCCCGCCGAGGTGGAGTAA
- the rplU gene encoding 50S ribosomal protein L21: MRTAIVESGGKQYRAVEGSAIDVDRLAYDVGKKFDFERVLLMVDEDTVLVGTPLVGEIKVSATVVEHLKGPKLVSFKYRPKKRIRVKSGHRQHYTRLMIDFIGKAGEERKAAAKKETPAAVKKAEVKEEARVEKQAGAPKEAEGPSKKTEKKAPATKKPAATKPTAKKSTSKSSTTKKTDKK; encoded by the coding sequence ATGAGAACTGCTATTGTTGAAAGCGGCGGCAAACAGTACCGCGCCGTGGAAGGCTCCGCCATTGATGTGGACCGCCTCGCCTATGATGTAGGGAAAAAGTTTGACTTTGAGCGTGTGCTCCTGATGGTTGACGAGGACACCGTCCTGGTCGGCACTCCGCTTGTCGGTGAGATCAAGGTCTCCGCCACGGTTGTGGAGCATTTAAAAGGCCCCAAGCTTGTCTCTTTCAAATACCGCCCGAAGAAACGCATCCGTGTGAAGAGCGGGCATCGCCAGCACTATACCCGTTTGATGATCGATTTCATCGGCAAGGCCGGCGAGGAACGCAAGGCTGCTGCAAAGAAAGAGACCCCAGCCGCGGTGAAAAAAGCCGAAGTGAAGGAAGAAGCCAGGGTCGAGAAGCAGGCCGGAGCGCCGAAGGAAGCGGAAGGCCCGTCGAAGAAGACCGAGAAGAAAGCGCCCGCGACGAAGAAGCCTGCGGCGACAAAGCCGACAGCAAAGAAATCAACTTCAAAGTCATCCACGACCAAGAAGACTGATAAGAAGTAG
- a CDS encoding dienelactone hydrolase family protein translates to MSELSQLGSLHGHLAKPARTGPLAAVIVIQEWWGLDAQTKSIADRFAKEGYLAFAPDLYHGELAQPGDGETASKLVQKYGPNAPKDLEALFDALQTHPDCNGKIGSVGFCFGGRMSLLLGTTRPLDAVCTFYGGGMQTVFNHLRAHLKAPVLGFFGDADVSIPAGTVEEFKKLLQDVGVEHEVIMYPNSGHAFFRDSDPQVYIPEASKDAWERAKKFFAKHLH, encoded by the coding sequence ATGAGCGAACTCTCTCAACTCGGCAGCCTACATGGACATCTTGCCAAACCGGCAAGGACGGGTCCTTTGGCGGCTGTCATCGTCATCCAGGAATGGTGGGGCCTGGACGCGCAAACGAAATCCATTGCAGACCGTTTTGCAAAGGAGGGCTATCTCGCCTTTGCACCCGATCTGTATCACGGCGAGCTCGCCCAGCCTGGCGACGGTGAAACTGCCTCGAAACTCGTGCAAAAATACGGGCCAAATGCGCCAAAGGATTTGGAGGCGCTTTTTGATGCATTGCAGACCCATCCCGATTGCAATGGAAAGATCGGCAGTGTGGGGTTTTGTTTTGGCGGGCGCATGTCGCTCCTCCTGGGCACAACCCGTCCGCTGGATGCGGTTTGTACGTTCTACGGCGGCGGGATGCAGACGGTTTTCAATCACCTGCGCGCGCACCTCAAGGCGCCCGTGCTTGGTTTTTTTGGCGACGCGGATGTGTCCATCCCTGCCGGGACCGTGGAGGAATTCAAGAAACTCCTCCAGGACGTTGGCGTGGAGCACGAGGTCATCATGTATCCCAATTCAGGGCACGCCTTCTTCCGCGACAGCGACCCGCAGGTCTACATCCCCGAGGCATCGAAAGACGCATGGGAGCGCGCGAAGAAATTTTTTGCGAAGCATTTGCATTAA
- a CDS encoding glycosyltransferase 87 family protein has protein sequence MGFIKKRWLLFLSVFLVLLSIFIRYRIRGLTNIDTNILDGWYGFLYDNGFTGLSNETFSNYPPAYLYLLWFTTLFSNWIGALVSIKIIPTAFDFLSAYAVCLIARTKYRGDLPYLFGAVFLLLPTVILNSTGWGQIDSLYTSLLLLCFYFLLKKKPWQAFLAFGVAFSFKAQAIFLLPFLGILLLRRRVHWYHFLVVPVAYLTLALPAVGAGRSWESVIMLYAGQAGQYEELAKTAPNLYIFIPNMYYHSVLKIGMSVFAICMLAWAWINWRAGSIHCERQLALTALASVALVPFLLPKMHDRYFYPADVISSATALLIPKLWFLPALFQISSAFAYTIFLFGYSPVLVYIAAIINTALVVFIVLKQMESLGEDTQDPTAPLNTRDAVSLK, from the coding sequence ATGGGTTTCATAAAAAAACGCTGGCTGCTCTTTTTGAGCGTGTTCCTGGTTTTGCTGTCAATATTCATCCGTTACCGCATCCGCGGCTTGACGAACATTGATACCAACATCCTTGATGGCTGGTACGGATTTTTATACGACAACGGTTTTACAGGATTGTCGAATGAAACCTTCTCAAATTATCCCCCGGCATACTTGTACCTGCTCTGGTTCACCACGCTGTTCTCAAATTGGATCGGAGCACTCGTCTCGATCAAGATCATTCCGACCGCGTTTGATTTTCTTTCAGCCTATGCCGTCTGCCTCATCGCGCGGACAAAATACAGGGGAGACCTGCCATATCTTTTCGGCGCGGTTTTTCTATTATTGCCGACTGTGATACTCAACAGCACGGGATGGGGACAGATTGACAGTCTGTACACGTCCCTCCTGCTCCTTTGCTTTTATTTCCTGTTGAAGAAGAAACCCTGGCAGGCATTTCTCGCTTTCGGAGTCGCGTTTTCGTTCAAGGCGCAAGCCATATTCCTTTTGCCGTTTCTCGGCATACTGCTCTTGAGAAGGCGTGTCCACTGGTATCATTTCCTGGTCGTTCCCGTCGCCTATTTAACGCTCGCGCTTCCCGCCGTAGGGGCTGGGAGAAGCTGGGAAAGCGTCATTATGCTTTATGCGGGACAGGCGGGGCAATACGAGGAACTGGCAAAAACCGCGCCAAATTTGTACATCTTCATTCCGAACATGTATTACCATTCCGTCTTGAAAATTGGAATGAGTGTTTTTGCAATATGTATGCTGGCATGGGCGTGGATCAACTGGAGGGCTGGATCCATTCATTGCGAACGGCAACTGGCATTAACCGCGCTGGCGAGCGTTGCATTGGTTCCCTTTCTCCTTCCCAAAATGCACGATCGGTATTTCTATCCCGCCGATGTAATCTCCTCGGCCACAGCGCTCCTTATTCCCAAATTATGGTTCCTGCCAGCCCTTTTCCAAATCAGTTCTGCATTCGCATACACCATATTTCTTTTTGGTTATTCACCCGTTCTTGTATATATTGCAGCAATCATTAACACGGCGCTCGTTGTTTTCATTGTCCTTAAACAAATGGAATCGCTAGGCGAAGACACCCAGGACCCAACAGCACCGCTCAACACAAGAGATGCCGTCTCCCTAAAATGA